From a single Vicugna pacos chromosome 4, VicPac4, whole genome shotgun sequence genomic region:
- the PTGS1 gene encoding prostaglandin G/H synthase 1 produces the protein MSWLERSRGSKVGGSRGDSWLERWSQGTGREGAGQAGQSSRAELETHPRRRLTVSCTHPPSCTMSRRRSLSLRFPLLLLLLLPPPVLPADPWAPAPVNPCCYYPCQHKGVCVRFGLDRYQCDCTRTGYYGPNCTIPQLWTWLRTSLRPSPSFLHFLLTHGRWFWEFVNATFIRDLLMRLVLTVRSNLIPSPPTYNLAHDYVSWESFSNVSYYTRILPSVPRDCPTPMGTKGKKQLPDAELLSHHFLLRRKFIPDPQGTNLMFAFFAQHFTHQFFKTSGKMGPGFTKALGHGVDLGHIYGDNLERQYHLRLFKDGKLKYQVLDGEVYPPSVEEAPVLMHYPRGVPPRSQMAVGQEVFGLLPGLMLYATLWLREHNRVCDLLKAEHPTWGDEQLFQTARLILIGETIKIVIEEYVQQLSGYFLQLKFDPELLFGVQFQYRNRIAMEFNQLYHWHPLMPDAFRVGPRDFSYEQFLFNTSMLVDYGVEALVDAFSRQTAGRIGGGRNIDAHILHVAVDVIKESRALRLQPFNEYRKRFGMKPYTSFQELTGEQEMAAELEELYGDIDALEFYPGLLLEKCHPNSIFGESMIEIGAPFSLKGLLGNPICSPEYWKASTFGGEMGFNIVKTATLRKLVCLNTKTCPYVSFRVPDPGQEDGPGVERPSTEL, from the exons ATGTCTTGGCTGGAGCGGAGCAGAGGAAGTAAAGTGGGCGGCAGCCGAGGTGACAGCTGGCTGGAGAGGTGGAGCCAGGGAACGGGTAGGGAAGGGGCCGGCCAGGCGGGCCAGAGCTCTAGGGCAGAGCTGGAGACGCACCCGAGGCGCCGGCTGACGGTATCCTGCACCCATCCGCCGTCCTGCACCATGAGCC ggCGGCGGAGTCTCTCGCTCCGGTTcccgctgctcctgctgctgctgctgccgcccccGGTCCTGCCCGCGGACCCCTGGGCGCCCGCGCCGG TGAACCCCTGCTGTTACTATCCGTGCCAGCACAAGGGTGTCTGTGTCCGCTTCGGCCTTGACCGCTACCAGTGTGACTGCACCCGCACGGGCTATTACGGCCCCAACTGCACCATCC CTCAGCTCTGGACCTGGCTCCGGACTTCTTTGAGGCCGAGCCCCTCTTTCctccacttcctgctgacacACGGGCGCTGGTTCTGGGAGTTTGTCAATGCCACCTTCATCCGTGACTTGCTCATGCGCCTGGTACTCACAG TGCGTTCCAATCTTATCCCCAGCCCCCCTACCTACAACTTAGCGCACGACTACGTCAGCTGGGAGTCCTTCTCCAACGTGAGCTATTACACGCGGATTCTGCCCTCTGTGCCCCGAGACTGCCCCACACCCATGGGGACCAAAG gGAAGAAGCAGTTGCCAGATGCCGAGCTCCTGAGCCATCACTTCCTGCTCAGGAGGAAGTTCATACCTGACCCCCAAGGCACCAACCTCATGTTTGCCTTCTTTGCGCAACACTTCACACACCAGTTCTTCAAAACTTCTGGCAAGATGGGTCCTGGCTTCACCAAGGCATTGGGCCACGGG GTAGACCTTGGCCACATTTATGGAGACAATCTAGAACGTCAGTATCACCTGCGACTCTTTAAGGATGGGAAACTCAAGTACCAG GTGCTGGACGGAGAGGTGTACCCGCCGTCGGTGGAAGAGGCGCCGGTGCTGATGCACTACCCGCGGGGCGTCCCGCCCCGGAGCCAGATGGCCGTGGGCCAGGAGGTGTTCGGGCTGCTGCCGGGGCTCATGCTCTACGCCACGCTCTGGCTGCGGGAGCACAACCGCGTGTGTGACCTGCTGAAGGCCGAGCACCCCACCTGGGGCGACGAGCAGCTCTTCCAGACGGCCCGCCTCATCCTGATCG GGGAGACTATCAAGATTGTGATCGAGGAGTATGTGCAGCAGCTGAGCGGCTACTTCCTGCAGCTCAAGTTCGACCCGGAGCTGCTGTTCGGCGTCCAGTTCCAGTACCGCAACCGCATCGCCATGGAGTTCAACCAGCTCTACCACTGGCACCCGCTCATGCCCGACGCCTTCAGGGTGGGCCCCCGGGACTTCAGCTATGAGCAGTTCCTCTTCAACACCTCCATGCTGGTGGACTACGGGGTCGAGGCCCTGGTGGACGCCTTCTCTCGCCAGACGGCTGGCCGG ATCGGTGGGGGGAGGAACATAGACGCCCACATCCTGCACGTGGCCGTGGATGTCATCAAGGAGTCGCGAGCGCTGCGGCTGCAGCCCTTCAACGAGTACCGCAAGAGGTTTGGCATGAAACCCTACACCTCCTTCCAGGAGCTCACAG GAGAGCAGGAGATGGCAGCTGAGCTGGAGGAGCTATATGGAGACATTGATGCCTTGGAGTTCTACCCGGGACTACTTCTTGAGAAGTGCCATCCAAACTCCATCTTTGGGGAGAGTATGATAGAAATCGGGGCTCCCTTTTCCCTTAAGGGTCTCTTAGGGAATCCCATCTGTTCTCCGGAGTACTGGAAGGCGAGCACATTTGGTGGCGAGATGGGCTTCAACATTGTCAAGACGGCCACGCTGAGGAAGTTGGTTTGCCTCAATACCAAGACTTGTCCCTATGTCTCCTTCCGTGTGCCAGACCCCGGCCAGGAGGATGGGCCTGGTGTGGAGCGGCCATCCACCGAGCTCTGA